The following are from one region of the Passer domesticus isolate bPasDom1 chromosome 13, bPasDom1.hap1, whole genome shotgun sequence genome:
- the SKP1 gene encoding S-phase kinase-associated protein 1 isoform X1: MVISDANEMPSIKLQSSDGEIFEVDVEIAKQSVTIKTMLEDLGMDDEGDDDPVPLPNVNAAILKKVIQWCTHHKDDPPPPEDDENKEKRTDDIPVWDQEFLKVDQGTLFELILAANYLDIKGLLDVTCKTVANMIKGKTPEEIRKTFNIKNDFTEEEEAQVRKENQWCEEK, encoded by the exons ATGGTCATCTCAGATGCTAACGAG ATGCCTTCAATTAAACTGCAGAGCTCAGATGGAGAAATCTTCGAAGTTGATGTGGAAATTGCAAAACAGTCTGTGACTATAAAGACTATGCTGGAAG ATTTGGGAATGGATGATGAAGGTGATGATGACCCAGTCCCTCTTCCAAATGTTAATGCAGCCATCTTAAAAAAG GTGATTCAGTGGTGCACCCATCACAAGGATGATCCACCTCCTCCTGAGGATGATGagaacaaagaaaagagaacagATGACATCCCTGTGTGGGATCAAGAGTTTCTGAAAGTAGACCAAGGAACACTTTTTGAACTTATCCTG GCTGCAAATTACTTGGACATCAAAGGTTTGCTGGATGTCACATGCAAGACAGTGGCGAACATGATCAAGGGGAAAACTCCAGAAGAAATTCGCAAGACATTCAATATTAAGAATGACTTCACTGAAGAGGAGGAAGCACAG GTACGTAAAGAGAACCAGTGGTGTGAAGAGAAATGA
- the SKP1 gene encoding S-phase kinase-associated protein 1 isoform X2, whose translation MPSIKLQSSDGEIFEVDVEIAKQSVTIKTMLEDLGMDDEGDDDPVPLPNVNAAILKKVIQWCTHHKDDPPPPEDDENKEKRTDDIPVWDQEFLKVDQGTLFELILAANYLDIKGLLDVTCKTVANMIKGKTPEEIRKTFNIKNDFTEEEEAQVRKENQWCEEK comes from the exons ATGCCTTCAATTAAACTGCAGAGCTCAGATGGAGAAATCTTCGAAGTTGATGTGGAAATTGCAAAACAGTCTGTGACTATAAAGACTATGCTGGAAG ATTTGGGAATGGATGATGAAGGTGATGATGACCCAGTCCCTCTTCCAAATGTTAATGCAGCCATCTTAAAAAAG GTGATTCAGTGGTGCACCCATCACAAGGATGATCCACCTCCTCCTGAGGATGATGagaacaaagaaaagagaacagATGACATCCCTGTGTGGGATCAAGAGTTTCTGAAAGTAGACCAAGGAACACTTTTTGAACTTATCCTG GCTGCAAATTACTTGGACATCAAAGGTTTGCTGGATGTCACATGCAAGACAGTGGCGAACATGATCAAGGGGAAAACTCCAGAAGAAATTCGCAAGACATTCAATATTAAGAATGACTTCACTGAAGAGGAGGAAGCACAG GTACGTAAAGAGAACCAGTGGTGTGAAGAGAAATGA